The Trypanosoma brucei gambiense DAL972 chromosome 10, complete sequence genome has a segment encoding these proteins:
- a CDS encoding periodic tryptophan protein 2, putative, which translates to METNFQLASVHGMLYTGGNVVFSPDGRQLYSPVNNYISSIKLQQEGHHSLPCSNSNIQCFDISSDGDLIVAIGRRGVGFFYSLSAAVVLDTISFPPDCEVSCVKFSPCGRYVALALDTTLQVYTAPAQRIVSYHGCHRVENLHNALTLPIMCIEWTPDSEHILLSGQDARMKICPRQCRVQQKGMALQHNALVGHRAAVCGAWFVDSACNRVVSVSVDNVVMTWKQTRTTRQEVMRAIASAKLNARVGAQSEEDEYTHAEDDEGAAIPKSFLEKQRLEQLKIEGVRVSVADDTFLPDILRYAFEVDKKHMLTHKGNVSVTAFHRPRGLLAIGYNSGIFAIHTLGGSGEAEFPLVHLLSISAQSLTAAAFNASGDFIAFGSAHLKQILVWDWKSEAYVLKEQSHYYDINRTAITADASSIISGGDDGKVKVWRASTGQCYVTFTEHTAPVTGIATSAATNAFFTCSRDGTARGYDLVRYRHFRVYSAPEQAQLSCVAVDPSGEVLAVGSGQTDRIYLFAVQTGKLIDQLQGHEAPIACVAFHPSGTALVSGSLDHNLAVWDLFAHGDGGDRLKGTVEVTNVGSEVLSLSFSNSGRYLAVLTMKQEVTVYETLVPTEPIVIKTFQTSFDAAGGWSKSVGPRSANYNARFTTIAFSPEGEKIVAGGDSKWIVLYHAKQGYMLKKWPITTNLDVQGAEEQYQWRQMTEAGHIDDIDVDDTDIHLRRGKLLEMPGSKHRHFATGKRQTALSARTMSVAFASTGTEFVAATSVGLLVFSTHVARPRFQPLQLTANITTQQVRDQLARGESVMALIGALNLGDRMLGIECMRRMPQSAIPVAVSSVPSVLFSLLLKWVSSEVEESRGLERALLWAQSILLHSSECAGSFSCDRSLIIPPLKVLQRSLQRHRALGDLARENYFSLQYIIDMTKMQRDVLKPAAEVTE; encoded by the coding sequence atggagaCAAACTTTCAGCTGGCCTCCGTTCACGGCATGCTATACACAGGTGGCaacgttgttttttcccctgatGGCCGCCAGTTGTACTCGCCGGTAAACAACTATATCTCCAGCATCAAGCTGCAACAAGAGGGACATCACTCGCTTCcttgcagcaacagcaacattcaATGCTTTGACATATCGTCTGACGGTGATCTTATAGTGGCCATAGGCCGACGTGGTGTTGGTTTTTTCTATTCTTTATCTGCGGCGGTTGTGTTGGATACCATTTCGTTTCCGCCGGATTGTGAGGTTTCCTGTGTCAAGTTCAGCCCATGCGGGAGATATGTAGCTCTTGCTCTTGACACCACCCTCCAGGTGTACACAGCCCCTGCTCAGCGCATTGTTTCCTACCACGGCTGCCACCGTGTGGAGAACCTTCACAACGCGCTCACACTTCCGATCATGTGCATTGAGTGGACTCCTGATAGTGAGCATATCCTACTCAGCGGACAGGACGCACGGATGAAAATTTGTCCTCGACAGTGCCGCGTccaacaaaaaggaatggCTCTTCAACACAATGCTTTGGTGGGTCATCGTGCTGCAGTCTGTGGTGCATGGTTTGTTGATAGTGCCTGCAATCGTGTAGTGAGTGTGTCGGTCGACAATGTAGTCATGACGTGGAAACAAACACGAACGACGAGGCAAGAAGTTATGAGAGCTATCGCCTCTGCAAAGCTAAACGCCCGCGTTGGAGCACAaagtgaggaagatgaaTATACCCATGCGGAAGATGATGAGGGTGCGGCCATTCCGAAATCCTTCCTTGAAAAGCAGCGGCTGGAGCAACTGAAGATTGAGGGTGTGCGTGTCTCTGTCGCTGATGATACGTTTCTTCCAGATATTCTTCGATACGCATTCGAGGTAGACAAAAAACATATGCTGACGCACAAGGGGAATGTATCCGTCACCGCTTTCCACCGACCCCGTGGGCTTCTAGCCATTGGATACAATTCTGGTATCTTCGCCATCCACACCCTGGGGGGTAGCGGTGAAGCAGAGTTTCCTCTTGTTCATTTACTGTCCATATCAGCGCAGTCTCTTACGGCTGCAGCATTCAATGCGAGTGGCGATTTTATCGCTTTTGGAAGTGCACACCTCAAACAAATTCTCGTCTGGGATTGGAAGTCTGAGGCATATGTCCTGAAGGAGCAGTCGCACTACTATGATATTAACCGTACTGCCATCACTGCTGACGCTAGCAGTATAATTTCGGGTGGTGACGATGGAAAGGTAAAGGTTTGGAGAGCGTCCACGGGCCAGTGTTACGTGACCTTCACTGAACACACGGCCCCTGTCACAGGTATCGCGACAAGTGCTGCAACAAATGCATTCTTCACTTGTAGCCGAGATGGCACGGCTAGAGGTTACGATCTTGTACGGTATCGCCACTTTCGTGTCTATTCGGCACCTGAACAAGCGCAACTCTCCTGTGTTGCGGTTGATCCGTCAGGAGAGGTGCTAGCTGTGGGGAGCGGACAGACAGATCGCATTTACCTATTCGCTGTGCAAACGGGAAAACTCATCGATCAGCTTCAGGGACACGAGGCGCCCATTGCCTGCGTTGCATTCCACCCATCAGGTACGGCCCTCGTCTCCGGCTCACTTGACCACAATCTTGCTGTTTGGGACCTCTTCGCGCATGGGGACGGAGGGGACAGGTTGAAGGGCACTGTGGAGGTGACCAACGTTGGCTCTGAAGTCCTCAGCTTATCGTTCAGCAACAGTGGCCGTTATCTAGCGGTGCTGACAATGAAGCAGGAAGTTACTGTCTACGAGACATTGGTGCCCACGGAGCCAATAGTGATTAAAACGTTTCAAACTAGTTTTGACGCAGCTGGGGGATGGAGTAAGTCAGTTGGGCCGCGCAGTGCCAATTATAACGCACGGTTTACGACTATTGCCTTTTCGCCGGAGGGTGAAAAAATTGTTGCCGGTGGAGACTCTAAGTGGATCGTTCTATACCACGCGAAGCAGGGTTATATGCTGAAGAAGTGGCCGATTACGACTAACCTCGACGTTCAAGGAGCGGAGGAACAATATCAGTGGCGTCAAATGACGGAAGCGGGGCACATCGACGATATTGATGTGGATGACACCGACATTCACCTCCGGCGTGGCAAACTATTGGAGATGCCGGGGAGCAAGCATCGGCACTTCGCTACAGGCAAGCGTCAAACAGCTCTATCGGCCCGTACGATGTCCGTCGCTTTCGCTTCAACTGGTACGGAATTTGTGGCAGCAACAAGTGTTgggttgttggtgttttctaCCCACGTTGCGAGACCGAGGTTTCAGCCCCTACAGTTGACTGCAAACATTACAACGCAGCAGGTGCGCGATCAGTTGGCTCGCGGTGAGTCTGTGATGGCGCTCATAGGCGCGCTGAATCTTGGAGATAGAATGCTTGGAATCGAGTGCATGCGAAGGATGCCACAAAGTGCTATCCCTGTGGCCGTTTCTTCTGTTCcctctgttttattttcgttgttaCTGAAGTGGGTGAGCAgtgaggtggaggaaagtCGTGGACTTGAACGCGCTCTGTTGTGGGCACAGTCCATCCTGCTGCATTCAAGCGAGTGTGCGGGAAGCTTTTCTTGCGACCGTAGTCTAATCATACCTCCACTAAAGGTGCTTCAGCGCAGCCTGCAGAGGCATAGAGCACTGGGAGATTTAGCGAGGGAAAACTACTTTTCACTACAGTACATTATTGACATGACAAAGATGCAAAGAGACGTTCTTAAACCTGCCGCGGAAGTTACTGAATGA